The following are encoded in a window of Rosa chinensis cultivar Old Blush chromosome 4, RchiOBHm-V2, whole genome shotgun sequence genomic DNA:
- the LOC112197432 gene encoding 40S ribosomal protein S15-4 — protein sequence MADVETDVAAAGVPKKRTFKKFSFRGVDLDALLDMSTDELVKLFPARARRRFQRGLKRKPMALIKKLRKAKREAPPGEKPEPVRTHLRNMIIVPEMIGSVIGVYNGKTFNQVEIKPEMISHYLAEFSISYKPVKHGRPGIGATHSSRFIPLK from the exons ATG GCGGACGTTGAGACCGATGTGGCGGCAGCCGGAGTCCCGAAGAAGAGAACGTTCAAGAAGTTCAGCTTCAGAGGCGTCGATCTCGATGCTCTCCTCGACATGTCCACTGACGAACTCGTCAAGCTCTTCCCTGCTCGAGCTCGCAGAAG GTTCCAGAGGGGTCTGAAGCGCAAGCCCATGGCTTTGATCAAGAAGCTTCGCAAAGCC AAAAGGGAGGCTCCACCTGGTGAGAAGCCAGAGCCAGTTCGTACCCATCTGCGTAACATGATTATAGTACCGGAAATGATAGGAAGCGTTATTGGTGTGTACAATGGAAAGACCTTCAATCAGGTTGAAATCAAGCCCGAGATGATCAGTCACTACCTTGCTGAGTTCTCAATTTCATACAAGCCCGTCAAGCACGGTAGACCTGGTATTGGTGCCACCCACTCTTCAAGGTTCATTCCTCTGAAGTGA